In Anseongella ginsenosidimutans, one genomic interval encodes:
- a CDS encoding sugar ABC transporter ATP-binding protein, translating into MEILRAENISKSFAGVKVLDNVRLQVEGGSVHALMGENGAGKSTFMNILMGMFPPDEGSLYIRGKEVRFAGARDAIRHGLSMIHQELLVFPELTVAENILMRREPLARGGWISRSRLYGQAAELMKQLEITIPVHEKMKNLSIGAMQMVEIVKAVSNQASVFIMDEPTSAISQRETAILFRIIDALKQQGKAIIYISHKMDEIFRVADAVTVLRDGKYIATREKDALDMQELITLIVGRELGNLYRKEETHPGDVLLEVKGLHAAGARGVSFAVRKGEVMGIAGLMGSGRTSIAHAIAGMEKITSGELLLNGLPARIDSPGAAKKQGIGLVTEDRKQWGLIPEASVKHNMVLSSLKKHSRSMLLDPARENAVADREIERFRIRASSRNQAVKSLSGGNQQKVVLSGMHLNSPGLIILDEPTRGVDIGAKQEIYQYISSQAALGKAVILISSELPEILALSDRILVIREGRVKAELGREEASQELIMKYAMTHEPAN; encoded by the coding sequence ATGGAGATACTCAGGGCCGAAAACATATCCAAATCTTTTGCTGGTGTCAAGGTGTTGGATAACGTACGCCTCCAGGTGGAAGGCGGCAGCGTTCATGCCTTAATGGGAGAGAACGGGGCCGGTAAGTCAACCTTCATGAACATCCTCATGGGCATGTTCCCTCCGGACGAGGGAAGCTTATACATTCGCGGGAAAGAGGTCCGCTTCGCAGGCGCCCGGGATGCCATTCGTCATGGCCTTTCCATGATCCACCAGGAATTACTGGTTTTCCCTGAACTTACCGTGGCGGAGAATATTCTCATGCGGCGGGAACCGCTGGCCCGTGGGGGATGGATCAGCCGCAGTCGTTTATACGGGCAGGCGGCGGAACTCATGAAACAGCTGGAAATTACCATCCCTGTGCATGAAAAGATGAAAAACCTGAGTATCGGGGCCATGCAAATGGTAGAGATTGTTAAGGCCGTTTCTAATCAGGCCTCCGTCTTTATCATGGATGAACCAACCTCGGCCATCTCTCAAAGGGAAACAGCTATACTTTTCAGAATTATAGATGCCCTGAAGCAGCAAGGCAAAGCCATTATTTATATTTCACATAAAATGGATGAAATATTCCGTGTGGCGGATGCCGTTACCGTATTGCGGGACGGAAAATATATTGCCACCCGTGAGAAGGACGCGCTGGACATGCAGGAACTGATCACACTGATCGTGGGCCGCGAACTGGGAAATTTGTACCGGAAGGAGGAGACGCATCCCGGAGACGTCCTGCTGGAGGTAAAGGGCCTGCATGCCGCCGGGGCTCGCGGCGTTTCCTTCGCGGTCCGGAAAGGAGAAGTAATGGGTATTGCCGGCCTCATGGGAAGCGGGAGAACATCCATTGCCCATGCGATAGCAGGAATGGAAAAAATAACATCCGGGGAACTGCTGCTGAACGGCCTCCCGGCGCGCATTGATTCGCCCGGGGCAGCAAAGAAACAAGGCATCGGGCTGGTAACCGAAGACCGCAAGCAATGGGGCTTAATACCGGAGGCTTCGGTAAAACACAATATGGTGCTTTCTTCGCTCAAAAAGCACAGCCGTTCCATGCTGCTGGATCCGGCGCGCGAGAATGCGGTAGCCGACCGCGAAATAGAACGATTCCGGATCCGGGCTTCTTCCCGCAATCAGGCGGTAAAGAGCCTGAGCGGGGGTAACCAACAAAAAGTCGTTCTTTCAGGAATGCATCTCAATAGTCCCGGGCTGATTATCCTTGATGAACCTACGCGCGGGGTGGATATCGGGGCGAAACAGGAAATTTACCAGTACATTTCCAGCCAGGCAGCCCTTGGGAAAGCGGTGATCCTGATCTCTTCCGAACTTCCTGAAATCCTTGCCCTGAGCGACCGTATTCTGGTGATCCGGGAGGGCAGGGTGAAAGCAGAACTGGGCAGGGAAGAGGCCTCCCAGGAACTGATCATGAAATACGCGATGACACATGAACCAGCTAATTGA
- a CDS encoding ABC transporter permease, translating into MNQLIENLPAKRIMNGGYLRKYGMLSAFALICLILSLVTPNFFSLQNVTIILRQVSINGILAIGVTFVIISGGIDLSLGSVVAFTGVVAALFAHPGEYPLIAALTAAILAGLAIGGLNGLAVTRGKVAPFIVTLGMMTIARGLALVASEGRPVTNLSDSFNYIGGGSLLGVPVPILIFSAIILVSSFLLNKTRIGRYMYAVGGNEKAAYASGVPVNTVKVVSYMICSGMAAIAGIVLASRITTGQPNAGVAYELDAIAAVVIGGTSLAGGIGSIGGTVLGVLLIGVINNGLDLLNISSYYQQIIKGVIIIAAALIDRKK; encoded by the coding sequence ATGAACCAGCTAATTGAAAACCTTCCCGCAAAGCGCATAATGAACGGCGGCTACCTGCGGAAATACGGAATGCTAAGTGCCTTTGCGCTTATTTGCCTGATATTATCTTTAGTAACGCCCAATTTTTTCTCCCTGCAGAATGTGACAATTATCCTGCGGCAAGTATCAATTAACGGGATCCTGGCCATTGGGGTGACCTTTGTCATTATCAGCGGGGGGATTGACCTTTCGCTGGGCTCAGTAGTAGCCTTTACCGGGGTCGTGGCCGCCTTATTTGCCCACCCGGGAGAATATCCACTCATAGCAGCGCTTACCGCCGCTATTCTTGCCGGCCTGGCGATCGGAGGGCTGAACGGCCTGGCGGTGACCCGGGGAAAAGTTGCTCCTTTTATTGTTACCCTGGGAATGATGACCATCGCCCGCGGGCTGGCCCTGGTAGCCAGCGAAGGTCGCCCGGTGACCAACCTGTCCGATTCCTTTAATTATATCGGTGGCGGCAGCCTGCTGGGCGTACCGGTTCCTATACTTATCTTCAGCGCGATCATACTGGTCAGTTCTTTCCTGTTGAATAAAACAAGGATAGGAAGATATATGTACGCGGTAGGAGGGAACGAAAAGGCTGCCTATGCATCCGGCGTGCCTGTGAACACCGTAAAGGTCGTTTCCTATATGATCTGCAGCGGCATGGCCGCCATTGCGGGGATCGTGCTGGCCTCGAGGATCACTACCGGACAGCCAAATGCCGGAGTAGCCTACGAGCTGGATGCGATCGCGGCCGTGGTTATCGGCGGAACAAGCCTTGCCGGTGGCATCGGAAGTATCGGCGGAACCGTTCTTGGCGTGCTATTGATCGGCGTCATTAATAACGGGTTGGATTTATTGAATATTTCTTCCTATTATCAGCAAATAATCAAAGGGGTCATTATCATCGCTGCGGCGCTGATAGACCGGAAAAAATAA
- a CDS encoding manganese catalase family protein: protein MFYHVKELQFNARVSKPDPRFASLLLEQFGGANGELKAAMQYFVQAFPAKQPYPDKYDLLMDIATEEFSHLEIVGATIQMLLSGMSGALKNAAEESEIMQLLNGTAAKENFIHEAMTNPQFGVLSGGGPTLTDSNGNPWTAAYVTANGDLTVDLRSNIAAESRAKIVYEYLLQFTEDPYVKETLRFLMTREVAHFQMFEAALNSIQPNFPPGVLQSDPRYSNTYFNMSNGTEVRGPWNDGSSPELGETWQYIDDPLQKVLETDGLLNMAPAGTDRTEQSVKEKNEEVSKLRRAEINKATPDKDIQWNTYPASPKK, encoded by the coding sequence ATGTTTTACCACGTAAAAGAACTACAGTTCAACGCCCGTGTTTCGAAACCTGACCCCCGTTTTGCCAGCTTGCTGCTGGAACAATTCGGCGGCGCTAATGGTGAACTCAAAGCAGCCATGCAGTATTTTGTGCAGGCCTTTCCTGCCAAACAGCCTTATCCGGACAAATACGATCTGCTGATGGACATTGCCACGGAAGAATTCAGCCATCTCGAAATTGTGGGAGCAACTATCCAAATGCTCCTCAGCGGGATGAGCGGCGCCTTAAAAAATGCCGCGGAAGAATCTGAGATCATGCAGCTGCTGAACGGTACCGCGGCGAAAGAGAATTTTATCCATGAGGCGATGACCAACCCGCAGTTCGGAGTCCTTTCCGGCGGAGGTCCTACACTTACGGATAGCAACGGGAATCCCTGGACAGCCGCTTATGTCACCGCAAACGGAGACCTGACGGTTGATCTGAGGTCAAATATAGCCGCTGAATCACGTGCAAAGATCGTTTACGAATACCTGCTTCAGTTTACCGAAGATCCTTACGTTAAAGAAACGCTGCGTTTCCTGATGACCAGGGAAGTGGCACATTTCCAGATGTTCGAAGCAGCCCTTAATTCCATCCAGCCGAATTTCCCTCCCGGCGTACTGCAGAGCGATCCCCGTTACAGCAATACCTACTTCAATATGTCTAACGGAACCGAAGTCCGGGGTCCCTGGAACGATGGCAGCAGCCCGGAACTTGGCGAAACGTGGCAATACATTGACGATCCCCTGCAGAAAGTCCTTGAAACCGACGGATTGTTAAACATGGCGCCGGCGGGTACCGACAGGACTGAACAAAGCGTGAAGGAAAAGAACGAGGAAGTCAGCAAGCTGCGCCGTGCGGAAATAAACAAAGCCACGCCTGACAAAGATATTCAATGGAATACTTACCCTGCATCACCAAAAAAATGA
- a CDS encoding DsbA family protein: MKSTHCGEINSERSKTDRVEIVYYTDPLCCWSWALGPEWKKLLEEFNEKISWRYCLGGMIQDWDHYDDPLNTISRPAQMGPLWMEAMHRSGRKIHYNIWMEDPPASSYPACIAVKSAEMQSSRAGTLYFEALQEAVMCKGRNIAKPEILMEVAKDLAAKNPGLLSLTDFSRDLRGEKSRAAFRDDLKDVRYKRIGRFPTLTITKPGETGIILTGYRHHEILRKAFLRIAESDQGG; this comes from the coding sequence ATGAAAAGCACTCATTGCGGGGAAATAAACAGCGAACGCAGCAAAACGGACCGTGTAGAGATCGTTTACTATACCGATCCGCTTTGCTGCTGGAGCTGGGCGCTGGGGCCTGAATGGAAAAAATTGCTGGAAGAATTTAACGAAAAAATTAGCTGGCGCTACTGCCTGGGGGGCATGATCCAGGACTGGGACCATTACGACGATCCCCTGAATACCATCAGCCGCCCCGCGCAAATGGGGCCGCTTTGGATGGAAGCCATGCACCGTTCCGGAAGGAAGATTCACTATAATATTTGGATGGAAGATCCGCCGGCATCGTCCTATCCGGCCTGTATTGCCGTGAAGAGCGCTGAAATGCAATCTTCAAGGGCGGGAACGCTGTATTTTGAAGCACTCCAGGAAGCAGTCATGTGCAAAGGACGGAATATTGCGAAGCCTGAAATACTAATGGAAGTCGCCAAAGACCTTGCAGCTAAAAATCCCGGATTACTTTCCCTTACTGATTTTTCCAGGGACCTTCGCGGAGAAAAAAGCAGGGCCGCCTTCCGTGACGATTTAAAAGACGTACGATATAAACGTATAGGCCGCTTTCCAACGCTGACCATTACTAAGCCAGGGGAAACAGGAATTATTTTAACCGGTTACCGGCACCATGAAATACTCCGGAAAGCATTTTTGAGGATTGCCGAATCTGATCAAGGCGGGTAG
- a CDS encoding sugar ABC transporter substrate-binding protein: MSVFKMKTKVSDRNIRSFAGIGVLAVLLSACQGGGQTDGKLVIGASMLSLQSEFIVKVKDAMEAEASEQQVKLIVNDAQRAAVRQVQQVESFIAQGVDAIILNPCEMEASSPAVQKAKEAGIPIINVNSETSAEPDGFVGSRDEESAEIALEHIVNLLDGRGNIVVMHGYMGQAAQLKRAAATKTVLADHPGITILAEQTAEWDRAKAMSLMENWIQSYGSKINAVFAQNDEMGMGALQALEQAGLKEKVVVVSIDAIDDALRAVKEGRLDATVYQNADEQGRKAVQMAVDYIQKSDSAAGGSIYIPFQLVTRENVDHFLK; encoded by the coding sequence ATGTCAGTATTCAAGATGAAAACAAAAGTTAGCGACCGCAACATCAGATCTTTCGCAGGAATAGGGGTACTCGCTGTATTGCTTAGCGCTTGCCAGGGCGGCGGGCAAACCGACGGGAAGCTGGTGATCGGCGCGTCCATGCTCAGCCTGCAGTCCGAATTTATTGTAAAGGTAAAGGACGCCATGGAAGCCGAAGCAAGCGAGCAGCAGGTGAAGTTGATCGTAAACGACGCGCAACGTGCGGCGGTAAGACAAGTTCAGCAGGTGGAAAGCTTTATTGCGCAGGGCGTGGATGCGATCATTCTCAACCCTTGTGAAATGGAGGCCAGCTCACCGGCCGTCCAAAAAGCGAAAGAAGCAGGCATTCCCATTATCAACGTCAATTCGGAAACGAGCGCCGAGCCGGACGGCTTCGTAGGATCTCGCGATGAAGAATCGGCCGAAATAGCGCTTGAGCATATTGTAAATCTGCTTGACGGAAGGGGGAATATTGTGGTTATGCACGGTTATATGGGGCAGGCTGCCCAACTAAAGCGCGCGGCCGCAACCAAGACGGTGCTGGCTGATCATCCGGGCATCACCATCCTTGCGGAGCAAACCGCCGAGTGGGACCGGGCTAAAGCGATGAGCCTGATGGAAAACTGGATTCAATCTTACGGAAGCAAGATCAATGCGGTATTTGCCCAGAACGACGAAATGGGGATGGGCGCCTTACAAGCGCTGGAGCAGGCTGGCCTGAAAGAAAAAGTAGTGGTCGTGAGTATTGACGCCATAGATGATGCCTTGCGGGCGGTTAAGGAGGGGCGGCTGGATGCAACGGTTTACCAAAACGCGGACGAGCAGGGAAGAAAGGCCGTTCAGATGGCGGTCGATTACATTCAAAAGAGTGATTCCGCCGCCGGAGGTTCCATCTATATTCCTTTTCAGCTGGTTACCCGCGAAAATGTGGATCACTTCCTGAAGTAA